A genomic stretch from Lathyrus oleraceus cultivar Zhongwan6 chromosome 2, CAAS_Psat_ZW6_1.0, whole genome shotgun sequence includes:
- the LOC127118541 gene encoding jacalin-related lectin 3 isoform X1, whose translation MMFCMQNSEDSIKKPASVGPWGGNGGSRWDDGIYSGVRQLVIVHGAGIDSIQIEYDRKGSSIWSEKHGGSGGNKTDKVKLDYPDEFLTSIHGYHGSLNQWGNNLVRSLSFESNKKTYGPFGVEQGTYFSVPTTGAKIVGFHGKCGWYLDAIGVYMKSLKQPNSSKILAHSGHMTNTNESFGYSLIQGTVNQNYDIVVAVRQKDLKDDFSKPIPKQVSGKISTVQETNNIEHKEKITHSEKSTAKVDGVCAYGPWGGIGGSAFDDGTYKGIRQINLSRNVGIVWIRVLYDHDGDAIWGCKQGGTGGYKSEKIVLDFPYEVLTHISGYYGPLMYMGPAVVRSLTFHTTKRKYGPFGDEQGTYFTTKAKEGKIVGIHGRKGLFLDAFGVHVEEGKVVVPVATHPKEIIPRETNIGEIGSAHWPNKLLLSKAAAAEEVSCGLIKEPAPCGAGPWGGDGGRPWDDGVFSAIKQIYLTKVSEGICSIQIEYDRNRQSVWSTKHGGNGGDTMHRIQLEYPHEVLTCISGYYGSIGRDENHTIIKSLTFHTSRGQYGPYGEEVGKFFTSTTTEGKVVGFHGRSSLYLDAIGIHMQHWLGSQKTSRSSLFKMF comes from the exons ATGATGTTTTGCATGCAGAATTCTGAGGACTCCATAAAGAAACCTGCCTCTGTTGGGCCATGGGGAGGCAATGGAGGGTCCCGTTGGGATGACGGGATATACTCAGGAGTAAGGCAATTGGTGATAGTTCACGGGGCAGGAATTGACTCCATCCAGATTGAATATGATAGGAAAGGAAGCTCTATTTGGTCAGAAAAACATGGTGGTAGTGGAGGAAATAAAACTGACAAG GTGAAACTTGATTATCCAGATGAGTTCTTAACTTCAATTCATGGATACCATGGTAGTTTAAATCAATGGGGGAACAACTTAGTTCGGTCACTGAGTTTTGAGAGTAACAAGAAAACTTATGGACCATTTGGTGTCGAGCAAGGGACATATTTTTCAGTACCGACGACTGGGGCCAAAATTGTTGGGTTCCATGGCAAGTGTGGTTGGTACCTAGATGCCATTGGAGTCTATATGAAGTCGTTGAAGCAACCAAATTCATCCAAAATTTTGGCTCATTCGGGCCACATGACTAACACTAATGAGAGTTTTGGTTATTCTTTGATACAAGGAACTGTGAACCAGAACTATGATATTGTTGTTGCTGTACGTCAGAAAGATCTGAAAGATGATTTCAGTAAGCCTATACCAAAACAGGTATCTGGGAAGATTTCTACCGTCCAAGAAACCAACAACATTGAACACAAAGAAAAG ATAACACATTCAGAAAAGTCAACAGCAAAGGTTGATGGTGTATGTGCATATGGTCCTTGGGGTGGCATTGGTGGATCTGCATTTGACGATGGAACTTATAAAGGAATCCGGCAAATCAACTTGTCGCGCAATGTTGGAATTGTATGGATTAGAGTTTTGTATGATCATGATGGGGATGCCATATGGGGATGCAAACAAGGCGGGACAGGAGGATATAAAAGTGAAAAG ATAGTGTTGGATTTCCCATATGAAGTCCTGACACATATATCTGGCTACTATGGACCTTTGATGTACATGGGGCCGGCTGTTGTAAGATCACTTACTTTTCACACCACAAAAAGGAAGTATGGACCATTTGGGGATGAACAAGGAACTTATTTCACCACAAAGGCAAAAGAAGGTAAAATTGTTGGCATTCATGGGAGAAAAGGTCTGTTCCTAGATGCTTTTGGTGTACATGTGGAAGAAGGGAAGGTAGTAGTACCGGTAGCTACTCATCCGAAGGAAATCATCCCTAGAGAAACAAATATTGGTGAGATAGGCAGTGCTCATTGGCCTAACAAGCTGTTACTTTCTAAGGCCGCAGCAGCTGAAGAG GTTTCTTGTGGTTTGATCAAAGAACCAGCTCCATGTGGAGCAGGCCCTTGGGGTGGGGATGGAGGTAGACCTTGGGATGATGGAGTCTTTTCTGCGATTAAGCAAATTTATTTGACAAAAGTATCAGAAGGAATCTGCTCGATTCAAATTGAGTATGATCGAAACAGGCAATCTGTGTGGTCTACAAAACACGGTGGTAATGGAGGAGACACCATGCATAGG ATACAACTGGAGTATCCACACGAGGTACTGACTTGTATATCTGGCTATTATGGATCAATCGGAAGGGACGAGAATCATACAATCATAAAGTCACTGACATTCCACACCAGTCGTGGTCAGTATGGTCCATATGGCGAGGAAGTAGGGAAATTCTTCACCTCAACCACTACAGAGGGGAAGGTGGTGGGATTCCATGGAAGGAGTAGCTTGTACTTGGATGCTATTGGAATCCATATGCAACACTGGCTTGGAAGTCAGAAAACTTCAAGGTCTTCCCTCTTCAAGATGTTTTGA
- the LOC127118540 gene encoding pentatricopeptide repeat-containing protein At1g19720, giving the protein MEKIHIIIPSKSIPSLTFPSYNATQFYCNVSTKVHANSNNISMTKTSNPKSMDAQLNQLCINGSLSEAVTLLDSIAEQGSKVRPVTYMNLLQSCIDKDCILVGNELHARIGLVEKVNPFVETKLVSMYAKCGRLDKARKVFDEMRVRNLFTWSAMIGACSRNKRWVETVELFHEMMKYGVLPDGFLLPKVLQACGKCRDLETGRLIHSLVIRLGMRYSYRVHNSIMAVYAKCGEMDCAKKIFECMDKRDSIAWNAVISGFCHNGEIEQAQKYFDAMQKEGIDPSLVTWNILIACYNQLGYCDLAIRLMRKMESFGIAPDVYTWTSMISGFTQKGRISHALDLLREMSLAGVEPNSITIASAASACASLKSLSMGLEIHSIAVKMNLVSNVLIGNSLIEMYSKCGNLEDVQRIFDMMLERDVYSWNSIIGAYFQAGFCGKAHELFTKMQESKSPPDVVTWNTMITGYMQSGAEDQALGLFKSIEKDGKLKRDVASWNSLMSGFVQSGQKDKALQIFRKMQFYQIAPNSVTILSILPTCENLVASKKVKETHCFAVRRNLVSELSVSNSLIDSYAKSGNLMYSRNIFYGLSRKDVVSWNCMLSGYVLHGCSKSALDLFYQMRKQGLQPNRGTFASILLAYGHAGMVDEGKSVFSCITEEYLIRPGLEHYSAMVYLLGRSGKLAEALEFIQNMPVEPNSSVWDALLTACRIHKNFGMAVLAGKRLHELGPDNNTTRYLLSQAYSLCGKFEPEEEKVVNKPVGQCWIERNNTVHTFVVGDHSNPYSDKLYSWLKRLAVNVKTRTHVFDSELCIEEEEKENTSGVHSEKLAFAFALIEFHNTPQILRIVKNLKMCRDCHDTAKYISLAYECEIYLSDSKCLHHFKGGHCSCRDYW; this is encoded by the coding sequence ATGGAAAAGATTCATATCATCATACCCAGTAAATCAATACCTTCTTTAACATTCCCTTCCTACAATGCCACCCAATTTTACTGCAATGTCTCAACAAAGGTCCACGCAAATTCCAACAATATCTCAATGACCAAAACTTCAAACCCAAAATCAATGGATGCCCAATTGAACCAACTATGCATTAATGGCTCCTTGAGTGAAGCCGTGACACTTCTTGATTCCATAGCTGAACAAGGGTCTAAGGTTAGACCCGTTACTTATATGAACCTGTTACAGTCATGCATTGACAAAGACTGTATTTTGGTGGGTAATGAATTGCATGCTAGAATTGGGTTGGTTGAAAAAGTGAACCCTTTTGTGGAGACGAAATTGGTGAGTATGTATGCTAAATGCGGGCGTTTAGATAAGGCTCGCAAAGTGTTTGATGAAATGCGTGTGAGGAATTTGTTTACTTGGTCTGCTATGATTGGTGCTTGTTCAAGAAACAAGAGATGGGTGGAGACTGTGGAACTGTTTCATGAAATGATGAAGTATGGGGTTTTGCCGGATGGGTTTTTGCTTCCGAAGGTTTTGCAGGCGTGTGGGAAGTGTAGGGATTTAGAGACTGGGAGGTTGATCCATTCCTTGGTCATTCGGCTTGGAATGCGCTATTCGTACCGTGTGCATAATTCGATTATGGCTGTGTATGCCAAGTGTGGGGAGATGGATTGtgcaaagaagatttttgagtGTATGGATAAAAGGGATAGTATTGCGTGGAATGCGGTGATATCTGGGTTTTGCCATAATGGTGAGATTGAACAAGCTCAGAAGTATTTTGACGCAATGCAAAAAGAAGGAATTGATCCTAGCTTGGTAACTTGGAACATTTTGATTGCGTGTTATAATCAGTTAGGGTATTGTGATCTTGCAATTCGTTTAATGAGAAAGATGGAATCTTTTGGTATTGCTCCTGATGTATATACTTGGACTTCAATGATTTCTGGCTTTACTCAAAAGGGTAGGATAAGTCATGCTTTAGATTTGTTGAGAGAAATGTCTTTAGCAGGTGTTGAGCCCAATAGCATTACAATTGCAAGTGCAGCATCAGCATGTGCATCCTTAAAATCTTTGAGTATGGGATTAGAAATACATTCTATTGCTGTTAAGATGAATTTGGTTAGTAATGTATTAATTGGTAATTCACTGATTGAAATGTATTCCAAGTGTGGCAATCTTGAAGATGTTCAACGCATTTTTGATATGATGTTAGAGAGAGATGTGTATTCTTGGAACTCAATTATTGGAGCATATTTCCAAGCTGGCTTCTGTGGCAAAGCTCATGAGTTATTTACGAAAATGCAGGAGTCTAAATCACCACCAGACGTTGTTACATGGAATACAATGATCACAGGATATATGCAGAGTGGTGCTGAGGATCAGGCGTTGGGTCTTTTTAAAAGCATTGAGAAAGATGGGAAACTTAAGAGAGATGTAGCTTCATGGAATTCATTAATGTCCGGTTTCGTACAAAGTGGACAAAAGGACAAGGCGTTACAAATATTCCGGAAAATGCAGTTTTATCAGATAGCTCCCAACTCGGTCACAATACTAAGTATCCTTCCTACTTGTGAAAATTTGGTGGCCAGCAAGAAAGTGAAAGAAACCCATTGTTTTGCTGTGCGTAGAAATTTAGTGTCTGAGCTTTCTGTATCAAATTCATTAATTGATAGTTATGCCAAGTCAGGAAATTTAATGTACTCGAGAAACATTTTTTATGGGTTGTCACGGAAAGATGTTGTCAGTTGGAACTGTATGCTTTCCGGTTATGTTTTACATGGTTGTTCAAAGTCTGCACTTGATCTTTTTTATCAAATGAGGAAGCAAGGACTTCAACCAAATAGAGGTACTTTTGCAAGTATTCTTTTAGCTTACGGTCATGCTGGAATGGTGGATGAGGGGAAGAGTGTTTTCTCTTGCATCACTGAAGAATACTTGATTAGACCAGGCTTGGAGCATTATTCTGCTATGGTCTATTTGCTCGGTCGTTCCGGTAAGCTTGCTGAAGCACTGGAGTTTATTCAAAACATGCCTGTTGAACCTAATTCCTCTGTATGGGATGCTTTGCTGACTGCTTGCAGAATTCATAAAAATTTCGGAATGGCAGTCCTTGCAGGAAAACGTCTGCATGAGTTGGGACCTGACAATAATACAACTCGATATTTACTTTCACAGGCATATTCCTTATGTGGGAAGTTTGAGCCAGAGGAAGAAAAGGTTGTTAATAAACCTGTTGGTCAATGCTGGATTGAAAGGAATAACACAGTCCATACTTTTGTAGTTGGTGATCACTCAAACCCGTACTCGGATAAGCTATATTCTTGGCTAAAACGGCTAGCTGTAAATGTCAAGACACGGACACATGTTTTCGACAGTGAACTTTGCATTGAGGAAGAGGAGAAGGAAAATACTAGTGGTGTGCATAGTGAAAAACTTGCATTTGCTTTTGCTCTAATAGAATTTCACAACACTCCTCAAATTTTACGAATAGTTAAAAATTTGAAAATGTGTAGAGATTGCCACGACACAGCCAAATACATATCATTGGCATATGAGTGTGAAATATATTTAAGTGATTCAAAGTGCTTACACCACTTTAAAGGTGGCCATTGTTCTTGTAGGGACTATTGGTAG
- the LOC127118541 gene encoding jacalin-related lectin 3 isoform X2 → MKDLNNSEDSIKKPASVGPWGGNGGSRWDDGIYSGVRQLVIVHGAGIDSIQIEYDRKGSSIWSEKHGGSGGNKTDKVKLDYPDEFLTSIHGYHGSLNQWGNNLVRSLSFESNKKTYGPFGVEQGTYFSVPTTGAKIVGFHGKCGWYLDAIGVYMKSLKQPNSSKILAHSGHMTNTNESFGYSLIQGTVNQNYDIVVAVRQKDLKDDFSKPIPKQVSGKISTVQETNNIEHKEKITHSEKSTAKVDGVCAYGPWGGIGGSAFDDGTYKGIRQINLSRNVGIVWIRVLYDHDGDAIWGCKQGGTGGYKSEKIVLDFPYEVLTHISGYYGPLMYMGPAVVRSLTFHTTKRKYGPFGDEQGTYFTTKAKEGKIVGIHGRKGLFLDAFGVHVEEGKVVVPVATHPKEIIPRETNIGEIGSAHWPNKLLLSKAAAAEEVSCGLIKEPAPCGAGPWGGDGGRPWDDGVFSAIKQIYLTKVSEGICSIQIEYDRNRQSVWSTKHGGNGGDTMHRIQLEYPHEVLTCISGYYGSIGRDENHTIIKSLTFHTSRGQYGPYGEEVGKFFTSTTTEGKVVGFHGRSSLYLDAIGIHMQHWLGSQKTSRSSLFKMF, encoded by the exons ATGAAAGATTTGAAT AATTCTGAGGACTCCATAAAGAAACCTGCCTCTGTTGGGCCATGGGGAGGCAATGGAGGGTCCCGTTGGGATGACGGGATATACTCAGGAGTAAGGCAATTGGTGATAGTTCACGGGGCAGGAATTGACTCCATCCAGATTGAATATGATAGGAAAGGAAGCTCTATTTGGTCAGAAAAACATGGTGGTAGTGGAGGAAATAAAACTGACAAG GTGAAACTTGATTATCCAGATGAGTTCTTAACTTCAATTCATGGATACCATGGTAGTTTAAATCAATGGGGGAACAACTTAGTTCGGTCACTGAGTTTTGAGAGTAACAAGAAAACTTATGGACCATTTGGTGTCGAGCAAGGGACATATTTTTCAGTACCGACGACTGGGGCCAAAATTGTTGGGTTCCATGGCAAGTGTGGTTGGTACCTAGATGCCATTGGAGTCTATATGAAGTCGTTGAAGCAACCAAATTCATCCAAAATTTTGGCTCATTCGGGCCACATGACTAACACTAATGAGAGTTTTGGTTATTCTTTGATACAAGGAACTGTGAACCAGAACTATGATATTGTTGTTGCTGTACGTCAGAAAGATCTGAAAGATGATTTCAGTAAGCCTATACCAAAACAGGTATCTGGGAAGATTTCTACCGTCCAAGAAACCAACAACATTGAACACAAAGAAAAG ATAACACATTCAGAAAAGTCAACAGCAAAGGTTGATGGTGTATGTGCATATGGTCCTTGGGGTGGCATTGGTGGATCTGCATTTGACGATGGAACTTATAAAGGAATCCGGCAAATCAACTTGTCGCGCAATGTTGGAATTGTATGGATTAGAGTTTTGTATGATCATGATGGGGATGCCATATGGGGATGCAAACAAGGCGGGACAGGAGGATATAAAAGTGAAAAG ATAGTGTTGGATTTCCCATATGAAGTCCTGACACATATATCTGGCTACTATGGACCTTTGATGTACATGGGGCCGGCTGTTGTAAGATCACTTACTTTTCACACCACAAAAAGGAAGTATGGACCATTTGGGGATGAACAAGGAACTTATTTCACCACAAAGGCAAAAGAAGGTAAAATTGTTGGCATTCATGGGAGAAAAGGTCTGTTCCTAGATGCTTTTGGTGTACATGTGGAAGAAGGGAAGGTAGTAGTACCGGTAGCTACTCATCCGAAGGAAATCATCCCTAGAGAAACAAATATTGGTGAGATAGGCAGTGCTCATTGGCCTAACAAGCTGTTACTTTCTAAGGCCGCAGCAGCTGAAGAG GTTTCTTGTGGTTTGATCAAAGAACCAGCTCCATGTGGAGCAGGCCCTTGGGGTGGGGATGGAGGTAGACCTTGGGATGATGGAGTCTTTTCTGCGATTAAGCAAATTTATTTGACAAAAGTATCAGAAGGAATCTGCTCGATTCAAATTGAGTATGATCGAAACAGGCAATCTGTGTGGTCTACAAAACACGGTGGTAATGGAGGAGACACCATGCATAGG ATACAACTGGAGTATCCACACGAGGTACTGACTTGTATATCTGGCTATTATGGATCAATCGGAAGGGACGAGAATCATACAATCATAAAGTCACTGACATTCCACACCAGTCGTGGTCAGTATGGTCCATATGGCGAGGAAGTAGGGAAATTCTTCACCTCAACCACTACAGAGGGGAAGGTGGTGGGATTCCATGGAAGGAGTAGCTTGTACTTGGATGCTATTGGAATCCATATGCAACACTGGCTTGGAAGTCAGAAAACTTCAAGGTCTTCCCTCTTCAAGATGTTTTGA
- the LOC127118541 gene encoding jacalin-related lectin 3 isoform X3 codes for MNSEDSIKKPASVGPWGGNGGSRWDDGIYSGVRQLVIVHGAGIDSIQIEYDRKGSSIWSEKHGGSGGNKTDKVKLDYPDEFLTSIHGYHGSLNQWGNNLVRSLSFESNKKTYGPFGVEQGTYFSVPTTGAKIVGFHGKCGWYLDAIGVYMKSLKQPNSSKILAHSGHMTNTNESFGYSLIQGTVNQNYDIVVAVRQKDLKDDFSKPIPKQVSGKISTVQETNNIEHKEKITHSEKSTAKVDGVCAYGPWGGIGGSAFDDGTYKGIRQINLSRNVGIVWIRVLYDHDGDAIWGCKQGGTGGYKSEKIVLDFPYEVLTHISGYYGPLMYMGPAVVRSLTFHTTKRKYGPFGDEQGTYFTTKAKEGKIVGIHGRKGLFLDAFGVHVEEGKVVVPVATHPKEIIPRETNIGEIGSAHWPNKLLLSKAAAAEEVSCGLIKEPAPCGAGPWGGDGGRPWDDGVFSAIKQIYLTKVSEGICSIQIEYDRNRQSVWSTKHGGNGGDTMHRIQLEYPHEVLTCISGYYGSIGRDENHTIIKSLTFHTSRGQYGPYGEEVGKFFTSTTTEGKVVGFHGRSSLYLDAIGIHMQHWLGSQKTSRSSLFKMF; via the exons ATG AATTCTGAGGACTCCATAAAGAAACCTGCCTCTGTTGGGCCATGGGGAGGCAATGGAGGGTCCCGTTGGGATGACGGGATATACTCAGGAGTAAGGCAATTGGTGATAGTTCACGGGGCAGGAATTGACTCCATCCAGATTGAATATGATAGGAAAGGAAGCTCTATTTGGTCAGAAAAACATGGTGGTAGTGGAGGAAATAAAACTGACAAG GTGAAACTTGATTATCCAGATGAGTTCTTAACTTCAATTCATGGATACCATGGTAGTTTAAATCAATGGGGGAACAACTTAGTTCGGTCACTGAGTTTTGAGAGTAACAAGAAAACTTATGGACCATTTGGTGTCGAGCAAGGGACATATTTTTCAGTACCGACGACTGGGGCCAAAATTGTTGGGTTCCATGGCAAGTGTGGTTGGTACCTAGATGCCATTGGAGTCTATATGAAGTCGTTGAAGCAACCAAATTCATCCAAAATTTTGGCTCATTCGGGCCACATGACTAACACTAATGAGAGTTTTGGTTATTCTTTGATACAAGGAACTGTGAACCAGAACTATGATATTGTTGTTGCTGTACGTCAGAAAGATCTGAAAGATGATTTCAGTAAGCCTATACCAAAACAGGTATCTGGGAAGATTTCTACCGTCCAAGAAACCAACAACATTGAACACAAAGAAAAG ATAACACATTCAGAAAAGTCAACAGCAAAGGTTGATGGTGTATGTGCATATGGTCCTTGGGGTGGCATTGGTGGATCTGCATTTGACGATGGAACTTATAAAGGAATCCGGCAAATCAACTTGTCGCGCAATGTTGGAATTGTATGGATTAGAGTTTTGTATGATCATGATGGGGATGCCATATGGGGATGCAAACAAGGCGGGACAGGAGGATATAAAAGTGAAAAG ATAGTGTTGGATTTCCCATATGAAGTCCTGACACATATATCTGGCTACTATGGACCTTTGATGTACATGGGGCCGGCTGTTGTAAGATCACTTACTTTTCACACCACAAAAAGGAAGTATGGACCATTTGGGGATGAACAAGGAACTTATTTCACCACAAAGGCAAAAGAAGGTAAAATTGTTGGCATTCATGGGAGAAAAGGTCTGTTCCTAGATGCTTTTGGTGTACATGTGGAAGAAGGGAAGGTAGTAGTACCGGTAGCTACTCATCCGAAGGAAATCATCCCTAGAGAAACAAATATTGGTGAGATAGGCAGTGCTCATTGGCCTAACAAGCTGTTACTTTCTAAGGCCGCAGCAGCTGAAGAG GTTTCTTGTGGTTTGATCAAAGAACCAGCTCCATGTGGAGCAGGCCCTTGGGGTGGGGATGGAGGTAGACCTTGGGATGATGGAGTCTTTTCTGCGATTAAGCAAATTTATTTGACAAAAGTATCAGAAGGAATCTGCTCGATTCAAATTGAGTATGATCGAAACAGGCAATCTGTGTGGTCTACAAAACACGGTGGTAATGGAGGAGACACCATGCATAGG ATACAACTGGAGTATCCACACGAGGTACTGACTTGTATATCTGGCTATTATGGATCAATCGGAAGGGACGAGAATCATACAATCATAAAGTCACTGACATTCCACACCAGTCGTGGTCAGTATGGTCCATATGGCGAGGAAGTAGGGAAATTCTTCACCTCAACCACTACAGAGGGGAAGGTGGTGGGATTCCATGGAAGGAGTAGCTTGTACTTGGATGCTATTGGAATCCATATGCAACACTGGCTTGGAAGTCAGAAAACTTCAAGGTCTTCCCTCTTCAAGATGTTTTGA
- the LOC127118538 gene encoding selT-like protein gives MDRAQLLLVGLPLFLLCSDLFSLFTSSPPPPKPSHHHHHHHQQPHPVVDPVAPFPSHSERLTSNIGDVGYGNTVNINFCSSCSYKGTAVTLKNMLEIAFPGVEVILANYPPPLPKRLLSKVVPVVQIGVVGVVVAGEQIFPMLGFVAPPPWYFNLRANRFGTIATTWLLGNALQSFLQSSGAFEVYFNGNLVFSKLKEGRFPGEIELKDLITRRMANSKLVSSASELGL, from the exons ATGGATCGCGCTCAGCTTCTGTTGGTTGGTTTACCTCTCTTCCTTCTCTGTTCCGacctcttttcccttttcacaTCATCTCCTCCGCCGCCCAAGCCATCgcaccaccaccaccaccaccatcaaCAACCACATCCAGTTGTTGACCCCGTAGCACCGTTTCCCTCCCACTCCGAG AGACTCACCTCAAATATTGGAGATGTAGGTTACGGCAACACTGTCAACATCAATTTTTGCTCTTCTTGCTCCTACAA GGGAACAGCGGTGACACTAAAGAATATGTTGGAGATTGCTTTTCCTGGAGTTGAGGTTATTCTTGCAAACTATCCTCCACCACTTCCAAAACGTCTGCTAAGTAAAGTGGTTCCAGTTGTCCAAATTGGGGTTGTAGGTGTTGTAGTTGCAGGCGAACAGATTTTTCCAATGTTGGGTTTTGTTGCACCTCCTCCTTGGTATTTTAACTTGCGTGCTAATAGGTTTGGAACCATTGCTACTACTTGGCTTCTGGGGAATGCCTTGCAGTCATTCTTGCAAAGCTCTGGGGCATTTGAAGTTTACTTCAACGGCAATCTG GTGTTCTCTAAACTGAAAGAGGGAAGGTTTCCCGGAGAGATAGAGTTGAAGGATCTGATCACCAGAAGGATGGCAAATTCTAAACTTGTCAGCAGTGCTTCAGAATTGGGTCTTTAG